A stretch of DNA from Rathayibacter sp. VKM Ac-2762:
TCGCCGAGCCGAACGGCTGGCGCTCCTACTTCTCCGGCCCGGCCTGGACGCTCGACCCGGCGACGGACGAGTACTTCCTCCACCTCTTCGCGGTGCAGCAGCCGGACCTCAACTGGGAGAACCCCGAGGTGCGGCACGCGGTGCACGCGATGATGAACCGCTGGCTCGACCGCGGAGTGGACGGCTTCCGGATGGACGTGATCAACCTCGTCTCGAAGGACGTCGGAGCCGTCGACGGCGAGCAGGGCGGCACGGGCATCGTCGGAGGGGTGGGTCCGCGGCTCCACGAGTACCTCCGCGAGATGCACGAGGCCGTGTTCGCGGACCGCGAGGGCTCCTTCCTCACCGTCGGCGAGATGCCCGGGGTCACCCTCGAGGAGGCGGTGCTCGTGACCGATCCCGAGCGGCGTGAGCTCGACATGGTCTTCCAGTTCGAGCACGTCGGCATCGACCACGGAGTCGACAAGTTCCACCCGGTGCCGCTGGACCTGGTCGCCTTGAAGGCCAACCTCGCGCGCTGGCAGGACGGCCTGGCCGAGCGCGGCTGGAACAGCCTGTACCTCGGCAACCACGACCAGCCGCGTCTCGTCTCGCGCTTCGGGGACGACGGCGCGCACCGCTACGAGTCCGCGACCCTCTGGGCGACGCTCCTCCACCTCCAGCGCGGCACGCCGTACATCTACCAGGGCGACGAGATCGGGATGACGAACGTCCCGTTCGCCGGCATCGAGGACTTCCGCGACGTCGAGTCCCTGAACTACTGGGCCGAGGCCGTCGGCGAGCGCGGCGAGGACCCGGCGACCGTGCTCGCCGGGCTGCGCGCGCAGAGCCGCGACAACGCCCGCACGCCGGTGCAGTGGGACGACGGCCTCCAGGCCGGCTTCACGACCGGCGAGCCGTGGATCGCGGTCAACCCCAACGCCGCCGAGGTGAACGTCGCCGCCGATCGGGCCGCCGAGCGGTCGGTCTTCGAGTACTACCGGGCGCTGATCGCGCTGCGGCACGCCGACGAGACGGTGCAGCTGGGCCGCTTCGCGCTGCTGGAGCCCGAGCACCCCGCGCTCTTCGCCTTCACGCGCACCGGACCGGGCGAGCTGCTCGTCGTCGGGAACGTGTCCGGTGAGCCGCTCGAGGTGCCGCTGCTCGAGGAGTGGGCGGCTGCCGAGACGGTCCTCGGCAACGTCGCCGGTGCGACCGGGTCGACGCTCGGCCCGTGGGAGGCGCGCATCCTGCGCCGCTGAACCTCGCCGCGCCCCGCTCCGAGCCCGGCGCGGGGCGCGGCGCTCGACGGCGGCGGACCAGCGGGCGAGAGCCTCAGGCGGAGACGCGGTCCAGCTGAGCGATGTCGCTCCGGGTCAGCGGGAGCGCGGCCGCCGCGAACAGCGACTCGAGCTCCGCGGCGTTCCGCGCCCGGACGATCGCCGCCGAGACCTCCTGGTGCGAGAGCACCCAGGCGAGCGCGACCACGCCGGGCTCCGTGCCGTGGGCCCCGGCGATCTCGTCGAGGGCAGCGAGCACGCGGGAGCCGTGGCGGCCGACGTAGTCCAGGCCCGCCTCGAACAGGGCCGACTCCGGCTCGTCCGTGCGGCTGCGCAGGGCGCCGGTGAGGTAGCCGCTCGCCAGGGGCAGCCGCGCGAGGGTGCCGAGCTCGAGCCGCACCACCTCGGGGGCGACGTCGGTCTCGTAGGTCCGGCGCTCCATCAGGCTGTACTCCGACACGACGGCCGAGAGCGACGGCAGCGCGAACGCGGTCGCCGTCTCGTGCAGCGCCGTGATCGCGGCTCCGCTGAAGTGCGCGGCGCCCAGGGCGCCGACCGAGCCGTCCGCCAGGAACGGCGCGACCGCCGCCAGGCTGTCGGCGATGGGGATCCCGGGGTCCTCGCTGTCGAACGAGAGCAGGTCGATCCGGGTGCCGAGCCGCTCGAGGCTCCCCTCGATCGCGATGCGGACGTCCTCCGGGGCGAGGCCCGGCGCGTCCGGGTGCCGGCCGACCTTCGTCGCGACCAGCATCCGCTCGCGCAGCCCGCTCTGCTCGAGCCAGCGGCCGATCATGTACTCGCTCCGACCGGTCGCGTAGTGGTCCGCGGTCGAGATCAGGGTGCCGCCGAGACGGCCGAACGCGTCGAGCACCTCGGTGGTGTCGTCGATCCCGGCGGCCCAGCCGAAGACGGAGCCGTCGAGGGCGAGCGGATGCACGGGGAGGCCGGTCCGACCCAGGGTGCGTGAGAGGAGGGGCGTCTCCGGCTCGGTGGCCAGGGGCGTCGGGTCGGTCACGGAGTCCTCCGGTCGGGGCGGTGCGGCGCGGTCCCGCCACCGTACCCCATGCCCCCGCCGACGACGGACGCCCGCCCCACCGGAGTGGGACGGGCGTCACGGTCGTGCAGGAGGGATCAGCTCTCGGCGGGAGCCTCGACCTCGGCCTCCTCGGCCACGACGGGCGCGAGGGACAGCTTGCCGCGGTCGTCGATCTTGGTGATCTGGACGAGCAGCTTCTGGCCGACTCCGAGGACGTCCTCGACGTTCTCGACGCGCTTGCCGCCGGCGAGCTTGCGGACCTCGCTGATGTGCAGCAGTCCGTCCTTGCCGGGGAGGAGCGAGACGAACGCGCCGAACGTCGCGAGCTTGACGACGGTTCCGAGGAACTGCTCGCCGACCTCGGGGTTGGTCGGGTTCGCGATGGCGTTGACCTGCGCACGCGCGGCCTCGGCCGACGGGCCGTCGACGGCTCCGATGTAGACGGTGCCGTCCTCCTCGATGGAGATGTCGGCGCCGGTCTCGTCCTGGATCGCGTTGATCGTCTTGCCCTTGGGGCCGATCAGCTCGCCGATCTTGTCGACGGGGATCTGCACCGAGATCACGCGGGGCGCGGTCGGGGCCATCTCGTCGGGCTGGTCGATGGCCGCCGTGAGCACCGCGAGGATCGTGGTGCGGGCGTCCTTGGCCTGCTTGAGCGCGGCGTCGAGCACCGACGACGGGATGCCGTCGAGCTTGGTGTCGAGCTGGATGGCCGTGACGAACTCGGCGGTTCCGGCGACCTTGAAGTCCATGTCGCCGAGCGCGTCCTCGGCGCCCAGGATGTCCGTCAGCGCCGCGTAGCGGGTCTGGCCGTCGACGACGTCGGACACGAGGCCCATCGCGATGCCCGCGACCGGGGCGCGCAGCGGCACTCCGGCGTTGAGGAGCGACAGGGTCGACGCGCAGACCGAGCCCATCGAGGTCGAGCCGTTGGAGCTCAGCGCCTCGGAGACCTGGCGGATCGCGTAGGGGA
This window harbors:
- a CDS encoding aldo/keto reductase is translated as MTDPTPLATEPETPLLSRTLGRTGLPVHPLALDGSVFGWAAGIDDTTEVLDAFGRLGGTLISTADHYATGRSEYMIGRWLEQSGLRERMLVATKVGRHPDAPGLAPEDVRIAIEGSLERLGTRIDLLSFDSEDPGIPIADSLAAVAPFLADGSVGALGAAHFSGAAITALHETATAFALPSLSAVVSEYSLMERRTYETDVAPEVVRLELGTLARLPLASGYLTGALRSRTDEPESALFEAGLDYVGRHGSRVLAALDEIAGAHGTEPGVVALAWVLSHQEVSAAIVRARNAAELESLFAAAALPLTRSDIAQLDRVSA
- a CDS encoding alpha-glucosidase translates to MDSAAPTPSETAAPTSRSTEPETSAPWWTSAVVYQIYPRSFADSNGDGIGDLGGIRSKLDHLADLGVDVIWLSPVYPSPQHDNGYDISDYEDIDPRFGTLEEFDLLLAEAHERGIRIVMDLVVNHTSDEHAWFVESRSSQEDPKRDWYWWRRGRRSAEPGRELEAAAGAGLDVAEPNGWRSYFSGPAWTLDPATDEYFLHLFAVQQPDLNWENPEVRHAVHAMMNRWLDRGVDGFRMDVINLVSKDVGAVDGEQGGTGIVGGVGPRLHEYLREMHEAVFADREGSFLTVGEMPGVTLEEAVLVTDPERRELDMVFQFEHVGIDHGVDKFHPVPLDLVALKANLARWQDGLAERGWNSLYLGNHDQPRLVSRFGDDGAHRYESATLWATLLHLQRGTPYIYQGDEIGMTNVPFAGIEDFRDVESLNYWAEAVGERGEDPATVLAGLRAQSRDNARTPVQWDDGLQAGFTTGEPWIAVNPNAAEVNVAADRAAERSVFEYYRALIALRHADETVQLGRFALLEPEHPALFAFTRTGPGELLVVGNVSGEPLEVPLLEEWAAAETVLGNVAGATGSTLGPWEARILRR